Within Planktothrix serta PCC 8927, the genomic segment CTGCATTAGGAGCATTTGAGCAAGTCGATCGCAGTTTGTTACAAGTTGCTGAAACTCTGGGCGCATCGAAGGGGCGGATTTTCTGGCAGGTATTGCTCCCCCTATCGGCCCCAGGGATTTTGGCCGGAACAATGTTGGCCTTTGCACGAGCTTTAGGCGAATTCGGTGCAACTCTAATGTTAGCGGGGAATATTCCCGGTCGAACTCAAACGATCCCGATGGCAATTTACTTTGCAGTGGAAGCGGGAGCCATGAATGAGGCTTGGCTGTGGGTGACTGTGATTATGACGATCTCATTATCGGGCATCATTGCGGTCAATCTTTGGCAGAAACAATATGAGCGCAAAATTCGAGGTAAGCAGTTTGGGGGGGTGGAAGCCAATGAACCTGTCCATGGCAGCGATAGAAATGACTATACCCAGATATTACCCCTCGCTAAACCTCACTTATCCCACCTTGGGCAAGGACTACTGGTTAATATTGAAAAACAACTTGCCAACTTTACCCTGAGCACGGCTTTTACCTCTGAGCAAGAAACTTTAGGGATAATGGGCGGATCTGGGTCGGGCAAGAGTATGACGCTGCGTTGTATTGCTGGAGTTGAAACGCCGACCCAAGGGCGAATTGTCCTGAATGGTCAAACTTTATTTGATTCCGAAAAGCAGATTAATATTCCCAGTCATCAGCGAAAAGTGAGTTTAGTGTTTCAAAACTATGCACTCTTTCCCCTGATGACTGTTTCCCAAAATATTGCCTTTGGCTTGCAGCATTTACCGAAGGAAACGCGATCGCAACGGGTAAAACAACAGTTGGGAAGGTTACAATTACAGGGATTGGGCGATCGCTATCCCCATCAACTTTCGGGCGGACAACAGCAGCGAGTTGCATTGGCAAGGGCCCTGGCAACGGAACCGGAAGTCCTATTATTAGATGAACCATTTTCGGCTCTGGATACCTATCTTCGCGCTCACGTCGAGTGTCAATTGATCGAAACCTTATCTACTTATTCGGGTGTCACCTTATTTGTCACCCACAACCTAGAGGAAGCTTATCGGGTATGTGAGAAATTAATGGTGATGTCGGGGGGAAAAGCGATCGCCTTCGATTCTAAACATCGTATTTTTGAGCATCCGGGTACGATTCGTGTGGCTCAACTGACGGGCTGTAAAAACTTTTCTCGTGCTAGGGTGATCGGCGAGAATACCCTTGAAGCAAGGGATTGGGGCGTTACCTTGCAAGTCGTGGAAGCGATTCCCGATGACCTAGCAGATGTGGGAATTCGTGCCCATCAAATCAGTATCATGCCTAATCCTAATCCTAGTCTAAATAATACGTTTCCCTGTTGGTTAGCTTCAACCAGTGAAACACCGCATCGGATGACGGTTTTCCTCAAGTTGAATGCGGTATGTCAAAACTCACAGGATTATCATGTTCAGGCGGAAATTTTTAAAGAGAAATGGGAAGCCATCAAGAATCATCCGTTTCCCTGGTATGTGCGGTTTGATCCCCTGCGTCTGATTTTAATGATTAACTAAACCCAGGGTCAGGATGTACTCCTGACCGGGGGTTGTTAAAAGCATTTATAGCGATCGGATTATCTAATCGACGGCGATTATGACATCTGATGATTTAATTAATGCGTAAACTTCCTTACCTACTGCCAGTCCCAGGTTTTCAGCCGAGGTTTTGGTAATAACGGCTGTTATTACCAATTCAGGAGAAATTTCAACTGTAACTTCATCGTTGACAGCCCCTGTCACCACAGACTTAACGATTCCTTTTAAGGCATTGCGTGCACTAACTTTCATTCAAACCTCTTTGTAGTTTGTTAACTTCTATATTGTACTTGATAATGTTATTAAATTGCAAAAAATTATAAAATTAGTCCGGCAATACAAGCGGTCATAAAACAAGCAATAGAACCCGCTATCATGGCTCTAATTCCTAATCGCGCAACGTCCGGTTGTCGTTCAGGGGCCATTGCTGAAATTCCGCCAATTTGTATCGCTATAGAACCAATATTAGAAAACCCACATAAGGCATAGGTTGAGATAATAACGGCTCGTTCTGAAATCGTGGGGACGGTGTTATTAGCTATTTTACCCTGAGCAATATTTTGAGCATTTTCTACTAATATTTTTAAATCTAAATAGGCAATAAATTCATTTAAAATTGTTTTCTTACCTAATAATATTCCCACCTGTAAACAATCTGAAATCGGAACTCCCATTAACCACGCCACAGGAGCAAATAAATAAGCAAAGATTCCTTCTAAAGATAAGGAAGGCAAACCCAAAAGACTGCCAAACCCTTGTAAAACTCCATTAATTAACGCTAATAATCCTAAAAAAGCAATTAACATCGCTGCCACATTTAAGGCTAATTTCATACCCTCACTGGCTCCCGTTGCTGCCGCATCAATTCCATTAGCAGAAGTGGGTTTTACCTCAATTTTGACTTTTCCTTGAGTTAAAGATATTTCGGTTTCAGGATAGAATATTTTAGAAATAGCTAAAGCAGCAGGAGCCGACATTACCGAAGCCGCTAAAATATGTTGGGCGGGAATTCCAAAGGAAATATATGCCGCCATTACCCCTCCAGCAATCGTAGCAAATCCTCCGGTCATGACTGCATGAAGTTCTGAATTTGTTAAGGTCAAAATATAGGGTTTAATTAATAACGGAGCCTCCGTTTGTCCGATAAAAATATTAGCCGAACAGGAGAGAGTTTCTGACCCCGATGTTTTCAAGGTTCGCATCATCACCCAAGCAACAGTTTCTACAACCTTTTGTAAAATTCCATAATGATAAAGAATTGAAATAAAAGAGGAGAAAAAGATAATTGTGGGCAGAACTTTGAAGGCGATAAAATGATCTTGAAAGTTTTCTCCAAAGACAAATTTAGCTCCTTGATCAGAAAAATTGAGAAACTGAGTTACACAATTACCTAGAAACTCAAATATCATAAAACCAGGGGTAGTTTTGAGGATGAGAACGGCAAAAATTAACTGTAAAGCAATTCCCCATAATACCGGACGCCAACGAATGGCTTTTCGATTCACTGAAAAGAGGTAGGAAATTCCTACAAAAACAAATAATCCTAAAAGTGAAATCCCACGTTCCATAATTTGCTCAATCTTGTAGATTTTCAATGTACAATTAGAGTATTGTGCATTTTTCAGTCAGAATCCAAAATTAACCCTTGGCAAATTCCTGTTAACTGAAGCACCCGTAAGAGTTCAGTTGCTGTCCTCTTACCCCTAATTACGATTACTGTAACTGTTTATGTCTTTACCTATTGTTGCTATTATTGGTCGTCCTAATGTCGGGAAATCAACCCTGGTAAATCGTTTAGCGGGAAGTCCCGATGCGATTGTTCATGATCAACCCGGTATTACCCGCGATCGCACCTATCGACCTGCGTTTTGGCAAGATCGAGAATTTCAGGTGGTGGATACGGGGGGATTAGTGTTTGATGATGATACGGAATTTTTGCCTATGATTCGAGAACAAGCGATGACGGCTTTAAACGAAGCCACCGCCGCGATTTTGGTGGTCGATGGTCAAATGGGGGTAACGGGAGGGGATGAAGCGATCGCAACTTGGCTGCGCGCACAATCTGTACCCACTTTATTAGCCGTCAATAAATGCGAATCTCCGACAACGGGATTAATTCAAGCCGCACAATTTTGGGAACTGGGACTGGGAGAGCCCTATCCAATTTCTAGTATTCATGGATCAGGAACTGGGGAATTATTAGATGAGTTAATTCAATATTTACCCCCACTTGATCAAATTGAAGAACAAAAAGAAATCAAAGTAGCAATTATTGGTCGTCCTAATGTGGGGAAATCGAGTTTATTGAATGCGTTTTTAGGGGAAAATCGCGCTATTGTTAGTCCGATTTCCGGTACAACACGGGATGCGATTGATACCGTTATTGAACGCAATGATAAAACCTATCGGTTAATTGATACCGCCGGAATTCGACGCAAGAAAAATGTTGAATATGGGGCGGAATTTTTTGGAATTAATCGCGCCTTTAAAGCCATTAATCGCGCGGATGTGGTGTTATTAGTCATTGATGCCATTGATCAAGTTACGGATCAAGATCAAAAATTAGCTGATCGGATTATAGAAGAAGGTCGATCTTGTGTGATTGTTGTTAATAAATGGGATGCGGTTGAGAAGGATACCTATACCATTTTAGACTATGAAAAAGAGGTTCGAGCCAAACTTTATTTTATGGATTGGGCGGAGTTGATTTTTATTAGCGCCAAAACAGGTCAACGGGTTGAAAAAATTCTCAATTTAGTCGATACGGCTGCTGAAGGTCACGAACGACGAGTGACAACGGCTGTTATTAATGAAGTGATTGAAGAAGCAATAAGTTGGCATTCTCCCCCTGTTACTCGTCAAGGAAAACAAGGGAAAATCTATTATGGAACCCAGGTTAGTAGCAAACCCCCAACTTTGGTTTTATTCGTTAATGATCCTAAACGATTTAATGATAATTACCGTCGTTATATTGATAGCCAATTCCGCAAACAATTAGGCTTTAAAGGGACACCAATTAAATTAATTTGGCGTGGAAAATCTGCCAGAGAAGTTGAACGAAATCCCGCTAACCGAGCCACCCGCGTTAAATAATATAAAGCCTGAGAAGAAAGGGCGGGTTTAGGGAGATAATTACTGATCATTAAAGATTGTCTCGGAACCCGCCCATAAGGTTTAATTGTGGATTATTGCTCAAATGCGACCGCATTTTTTCCACAATAAAATGTAGGGGCGGGTTCTGTAATTATCTTCAATTCTAACCAATAATCTAACTAAACCCGCCCCTCTTAAATGCGATCGCCTGAGAATAGAGGGCGGGTTTAGGGAGATAATTACTGATCATTAAAGATTGTCTCGGAACCCGCCCCTACGGTTTAATTGTGGATTATTGCTCAAATGCGAGGGGATTTTTTCAACAACAAAATGTAGGGGCGGGTTCTGTAATTATCTTCAATTCTAGCCAATAATCTGACTAAACCCGTCCCTCTCTCAGATGATGCGATCGCCTAAGAATAGAGGGCGGGTTTAGGGAGATAATTACTGATCATTAAAGATTGTCTCGGAACCCGCCCCTACGGTTTAATTGTGGATTATTGCTCAAATGCGATCGCATTTTTTTAACAACAAAATGTAGGGGCGGGTTCTGTAATTATCTTCAATTCTAGCCAATAATCTGACTAAACCCGCCCCTCTTAAATGCGATCGCCTGAGAAGAAAGGGCGGGTTTAGGGAGATAATTACTGATCATTAAAGATTGTCTCGGAACCCGCCCCTACGGTTTAATTGTTGATTATTGCTCAAATGCGAGGGGATTTTTTTCAACAACAAAATGTAGGGGCGGGTTCTGTAATTATCTTCAATTCTAGCCAATAATCTGACTAAACCCGCCCCTCTCAGATGATGCGATCGCCTTTTTACTATGATGTTGATTCTGTTGTCGGGAGCCTCGCTATCCCTCTGGGTATGGATTCTAGGGTTATGAGGAAGGAGCAAAATGTTGTTTCAGCTAACGGTTTTTCTGAGGTCGCTTCTATTCTTAGAGGTGGAATTAATGGAAATAAACTTGACATTTATATAAATATGTATTTATATAATTATATAACTACATATTTTAATCAAAGGAGAATTAATCAATGGCTACACTCTATGAAAAATTAGGTGGGAAAGAGGCTGTAGATATAGCGGTAGACAAATTTTATGATCGGGTGATCAATGATGAGCGAATCAAACATTTTTTCGCTAATACCGATATGAAAGCACAAAAACAACATCAAAAAGACTTTATGACTTATGCTTTTGGTGGGGTAGAGCGTTTTACAGGTCGTGATATGAGAGAATCTCATACAAAATTAGTCACAGAAATGGGTTTAACAGATATTCATTTTGATGCGATCGCCGAAAACTTAATTGAAACCTTAAAAGAGTTAGGTATAGCACAAAACTTAATTGATGAAGTAGCCTCTATTGTTGGCTCTGTAGCTCATCGTAATGACGTTTTGAACCGTTAAAATTAAGTTAAATCGAGATAAAAATGAGACTACTGATCTAAACAAGCTTCTGGACTTTTCACAAACCCGGTTTCTCAAAGAAGCCGGGTTTTTAGGTGGGTCTGAACACACCAAGCCATGATCAAAAACAGGATAGGAAAAATAATTCCATCCTGTTGAATCATTGATATAAAAATCAGTTAACTCGCTCAAAAATCCACATATTCCGACAAAATGTTATCGTAAATTATTCGCCACAGCATCCAATTTTTTGATCAACTTTTCTCGTTAATAAGGCAAATTAAACAATTGAATTATAGTTGAATTGTTCTTGATTGATTTTAGAAAATTTTCCATTTTTCTGTCCCCTAAATTTCTCAGTATTAGCCCCAAAATGACTATTAATAATACAAGAGCGATCGGATGCCTTATTTCCTGGGATTTCCGGTAATCCTTGACTTTTTGGAGTTTTAATATTAGAATTGTTAATATGAAATCTGTAAATGTTTTCTACATATTCCCCCTGTAGAGACGTTGCATGCAACGTCTCTACAGGGGGTTTAGGGAGAATCATCTGTAGCATTTATAATTAGATTTCATATAACATCTTTATTTTTGTAAAAAATTAGCGATCACTCTTAATTTTATTAAGTTGCGATCGCCATGACTTTACTCTTTTTCACCGGACTTTGAAACAGCCCTACCCTGCTCTCTCTGCTTCTCTCTTCTATGGACTTACTGCGATCGCTACCCATTGGACTATATTTAGAACAACCGATTACTTGGTTACATCGTTTAGATGCCAGAATTAAGTTAGTGTGGTTGATGAGCTTTTTAGTAGCTCCTCTGTTGGCGAACCCTGTATGGCGATTAGTATTAGTTGGATTGTTAATTTTAATTACCTTATTAGCTCGAATTCCTCTGCGAGTTTGGAAGCGACAAATGGGATGGTTACTAATGTTTTGTGGGTTATTATTTCTCGTGAGTTGTATTATGCCCGATGGTTTAGCCGTAGACCATCAACCGCGACTTCCTGAACATGAATTAAGCTTTGATTTATTCGCAAATCAACAAGAAAAACAAACGAATCAGCAATCTAACTCAGCAGCGAACTTCCCTCAACCCACATCCTATCGCTATGTGTTGTTTTCCCTAGGGCCGTTAGAAATTACCCGCTATTCTGTAGACTTAGGAATTAGAACCAGTACCTTATTATTTACCTTAGTTTATAGTACAAATTTGTATTTGCTGACCACCGCATCTGAAGAAATTGCGATGGCGTTAGAAAGCTTAATGGAACCGCTACGATGGTTAAAGTTACCTGTTACAGAAATAGCCTTAACTCTTACCCTCTCATTACGATTTTTTCCCCTAGTTTTAGAGGAAATTCAAAATTTAATCCGTTCAGTGCGAACTCGTGCTATTAACTGGAAAAAACTAGGGCTAAAACGAACCATTCAGGTTTGGTTAACCATTGCAGAACGACTTCTACAAAACTTATTATTACGCGCCGAACAAATTTCCAGTGCCATGCAGGTGCGAGGGTTCACCAGTCCCAACGAGCATCGGGTGGAATGGCATCAACTCCGCTTTAAACGCTGGGATAGTATCGCCCTCATTGGTTTAACATTGTTCTGGGGTGTGCGTTTAATTTGGGGGGGAGAAGTTTGAAATTGTGAGTTCAACACTGTGATTAAATGTAAACGGACAAGCATCCAGGTTAAACCCGATCTTTTTTGAAGATCTGACTTTAACCTATCTCGTTAAATCAAGTCCTTATTTTTTACTTTTGCGACTTAATGACCACAGAAACTTACATGAATCATCCCAACTTCGGGTTATTGTTCAAAATATGCCCCGTTGAGGATCATCAAGAATTGTTCACAACCCTTTACGCCCAGCGTCTATTTTTCTTAGTGACCCAGGGGCCAACGGGATTAAAATTTGAACCCATTAGTCGTTCTGATGCGAAACTTTTAGTTGAAATTCGCTTAAGAATGCTTCGCCGAACCGCACAAACGGAGGAATACAAAAAACTCCAAGTTGCCCATCAAAATACCTTTCAATAATTATATCGTTGTCGGTTGACCGTTGACCGTTAACCGTTAGCAGTCAACAGACAACCCACAATAGACAACAAAATTAATATGACTGATTTGATTACAGAACAGATTGCTAAAATTCGAGACTCTATTCCTGAGTCAGTGCGATTAATTGCGGTCACAAAAACGGTTTCCGTGGAAGCAATTCGGATCGCCTATCACGCCGGAATTCGTGATTTTGCTGAAAATCG encodes:
- a CDS encoding NupC/NupG family nucleoside CNT transporter gives rise to the protein MERGISLLGLFVFVGISYLFSVNRKAIRWRPVLWGIALQLIFAVLILKTTPGFMIFEFLGNCVTQFLNFSDQGAKFVFGENFQDHFIAFKVLPTIIFFSSFISILYHYGILQKVVETVAWVMMRTLKTSGSETLSCSANIFIGQTEAPLLIKPYILTLTNSELHAVMTGGFATIAGGVMAAYISFGIPAQHILAASVMSAPAALAISKIFYPETEISLTQGKVKIEVKPTSANGIDAAATGASEGMKLALNVAAMLIAFLGLLALINGVLQGFGSLLGLPSLSLEGIFAYLFAPVAWLMGVPISDCLQVGILLGKKTILNEFIAYLDLKILVENAQNIAQGKIANNTVPTISERAVIISTYALCGFSNIGSIAIQIGGISAMAPERQPDVARLGIRAMIAGSIACFMTACIAGLIL
- a CDS encoding TOBE domain-containing protein, whose translation is MKVSARNALKGIVKSVVTGAVNDEVTVEISPELVITAVITKTSAENLGLAVGKEVYALIKSSDVIIAVD
- the modB gene encoding molybdate ABC transporter permease subunit, which encodes MTTDLSPLWISLKTAGLATLFTFFTGIAAAHWMLNYRGRWKSLIEGIFVSPLILPPTVVGFLLLLLFGKNGPLGQLTALFDFTVIFTWYAAVIAATVVAFPLMYKTALGAFEQVDRSLLQVAETLGASKGRIFWQVLLPLSAPGILAGTMLAFARALGEFGATLMLAGNIPGRTQTIPMAIYFAVEAGAMNEAWLWVTVIMTISLSGIIAVNLWQKQYERKIRGKQFGGVEANEPVHGSDRNDYTQILPLAKPHLSHLGQGLLVNIEKQLANFTLSTAFTSEQETLGIMGGSGSGKSMTLRCIAGVETPTQGRIVLNGQTLFDSEKQINIPSHQRKVSLVFQNYALFPLMTVSQNIAFGLQHLPKETRSQRVKQQLGRLQLQGLGDRYPHQLSGGQQQRVALARALATEPEVLLLDEPFSALDTYLRAHVECQLIETLSTYSGVTLFVTHNLEEAYRVCEKLMVMSGGKAIAFDSKHRIFEHPGTIRVAQLTGCKNFSRARVIGENTLEARDWGVTLQVVEAIPDDLADVGIRAHQISIMPNPNPSLNNTFPCWLASTSETPHRMTVFLKLNAVCQNSQDYHVQAEIFKEKWEAIKNHPFPWYVRFDPLRLILMIN
- the pipX gene encoding transcriptional coactivator PipX — encoded protein: MTTETYMNHPNFGLLFKICPVEDHQELFTTLYAQRLFFLVTQGPTGLKFEPISRSDAKLLVEIRLRMLRRTAQTEEYKKLQVAHQNTFQ
- the der gene encoding ribosome biogenesis GTPase Der codes for the protein MSLPIVAIIGRPNVGKSTLVNRLAGSPDAIVHDQPGITRDRTYRPAFWQDREFQVVDTGGLVFDDDTEFLPMIREQAMTALNEATAAILVVDGQMGVTGGDEAIATWLRAQSVPTLLAVNKCESPTTGLIQAAQFWELGLGEPYPISSIHGSGTGELLDELIQYLPPLDQIEEQKEIKVAIIGRPNVGKSSLLNAFLGENRAIVSPISGTTRDAIDTVIERNDKTYRLIDTAGIRRKKNVEYGAEFFGINRAFKAINRADVVLLVIDAIDQVTDQDQKLADRIIEEGRSCVIVVNKWDAVEKDTYTILDYEKEVRAKLYFMDWAELIFISAKTGQRVEKILNLVDTAAEGHERRVTTAVINEVIEEAISWHSPPVTRQGKQGKIYYGTQVSSKPPTLVLFVNDPKRFNDNYRRYIDSQFRKQLGFKGTPIKLIWRGKSAREVERNPANRATRVK
- a CDS encoding energy-coupling factor transporter transmembrane component T family protein, whose amino-acid sequence is MDLLRSLPIGLYLEQPITWLHRLDARIKLVWLMSFLVAPLLANPVWRLVLVGLLILITLLARIPLRVWKRQMGWLLMFCGLLFLVSCIMPDGLAVDHQPRLPEHELSFDLFANQQEKQTNQQSNSAANFPQPTSYRYVLFSLGPLEITRYSVDLGIRTSTLLFTLVYSTNLYLLTTASEEIAMALESLMEPLRWLKLPVTEIALTLTLSLRFFPLVLEEIQNLIRSVRTRAINWKKLGLKRTIQVWLTIAERLLQNLLLRAEQISSAMQVRGFTSPNEHRVEWHQLRFKRWDSIALIGLTLFWGVRLIWGGEV
- a CDS encoding group I truncated hemoglobin, whose protein sequence is MATLYEKLGGKEAVDIAVDKFYDRVINDERIKHFFANTDMKAQKQHQKDFMTYAFGGVERFTGRDMRESHTKLVTEMGLTDIHFDAIAENLIETLKELGIAQNLIDEVASIVGSVAHRNDVLNR